The Candidatus Sulfotelmatobacter sp. region ACAGTGGTCTGTTCATTGGCCAGTCGAACGAGTTTTTCGACACGCTGAACGCCGCAGCCGCAGCCGCTGATGCAGCGCAACGGGGTTTCTGAACCGCTTAACGACCGATTGCCGATTTTCGCGGGGCGCTGCGCTTTTGCTGGAGAAATTGCAGCGCCCCATTTTCTACCCAATGCATTCTATGCACATTATGTTTTATGAACTCAGGAGAGAAAAATGTTTGAAGGCCTGTTTCAGCCCACGCATCTGCTCCTCATCGCCGGAATTGCTCTACTGGTTTTCGGCCCCAAAAAACTTCCCGAACTCGGCAAAGGGCTTGGCGAAAGCATTCGCGGCTTCAAATCGGCAATGACCGCGAAAGAAGAAGAAAAGCCCACGTCGAAGACGGAGTCAACCGACAGCAAGTGACGACGAACTGAAGTCGGAAGTCGGAAGCCGGAAGTCGGGAGCCGATGTTAAACTCACCTTCGGCATGCTGACTCATCTCGAATGCACCCGCTGCGGCGAACACTATCCCGCGGACCGCCCGCAATCGGTTTGTCCGAAAGACGCCGGCATTCTCTACGCCCGCTACGATCTGGCGGCGATCAGGCGCGCGTTCTCTTCGGCGCGTCTGGCCGGACGCGCCCCCACCATGTGGCGCTACGACGCCGTCTTGCCTGAAGCCAACCCCGTCACGCTCGGCGAAGGCTTCACGCCCATGCTGGCCAGCCGCGAATTTCCCAATGTTTATATAAAAGACGAAGGCCTCAATCCCACCGGATCATTCAAGGCGCGCGGACTCTCCGCCGCCGTTACCATGGCTCGCCACTTCGGCCCGAAGTTCGGATTGAAAAAACTCGCGATTCCCTCCGCCGGCAATGCCGCCAGTGCGCTCGCCGCCTACGCCGCCGCCGCGGGGCTCGAAGCGCACATTTTCATGCCGAAAGATGTCCCCGTGGCCAACCGTATCGAGTGCGATTATTACGGCGCGCATGTGACGTTGGTCGACGGGCTCATCAGCGACTGCGCTCGTAAAGTTGCAGACCTGAAGGAATCCGAGCTTTGGAAAAAAGACGGATGGTTCGACGTCAGCACTACCAAAGAACCCTATCGCGTCGAGGGCAAAAAAACCATGGGCTACGAAGTCGCCGAACAGCTGGGATGGAGAATGCCGCAAGGCATCATCTATCCCACGGGTGGTGGCGTCGGCCTGCTCGGAATGTGGAAGGCCTTCGACGAAATGGAAGCCCTGGGCTGGATCGGGCCAGAGCGCCCGAAGATGATTACAGTGCAATCATCCGGTTGCGCTCCCATTGTGAAGGCCTTTGAAGAAGGAAAGCCGTCGTCGGAAATGTGGCCGAACGCCGCGACCTTAGCATCGGGCCTGCGCGTGCCTAAGCCTTATGGCGACTACCTGATTCTCGATATTCTAAAGAAAAGCAAAGGCGCCGCCATTGCTGCCACCGATGAAGAGATCGTGGAAGCCACCCACCATTGGGCTAGACACGAAGGCATCTTCGCCGCGCCCGAAGGTGCAGCCAGCCTGGTCGCCTACCGCAAACTCCGCGCCACCGAATTCTTCAAACCCGAAGACACGGTTGTCCTGTTTAACACCGGCACAGGCCTGAAATATCTGGACGTGCTGGATACGAAACACGTAGCCCCGGACGCATTCGTCCGGGGAGCCACTACCAAGAAACCATCATCCCGCCAAATCGGCGGCATCATCGGGCCGTATTGACGTTCAAGGAAACCGTGCTGCATGCACTGTGACGTTCAACTCTTCACGAACGCCAGCAAGTCGGCATTGATCTGATCCGCCTGCGTCGTCGGCATGCCATGTGGAAACCCAGGATAAAACTTCGTTGTGGCATTCTTCAGCAGCTTGGCTGAAAGCGGCCCGGCATCGGCGAAGGGAACGATCTGGTCGTCTTCGCCGTGCATCACCAGCGTGGGCACATCAATCTTCTTCAAGTCCTCGGTGAAGTCGGTCTCGGAGAAGGCCTTGATGCAATCATATTGAGCCTTGATCCCGCCCATCATTCCCTGCCGCCACCAGTTCTCTCGCACGCCCTGCGAAACCTTTGCTCCCGGCCGGTTAAAACCATAGAAGGGAAGCGTGGTGTCGAGGTAGAACTGCGAACGATGCTTGGCCGTTTCCTCGCGAAATTTATCGAACACTTCGATCGGCAGCCCGCCCGGATTCTTATCAGTCTTCACCATGATCGGCGGCACAGAGCTGATCAACACCGCCTTCGCCACTCTGCCGTTACCGTAACGAGCCACATACCGGGCAACTTCTCCACCACCCGTCGAATGGCCGATGTGAACAGCATTGCGCAGGTCAAGCTTGTCGACCAACTCCTTCACGTCGGCGGCATATGTATCCATTTCGTTGCCGGTAACCGTTTGCGTGGAGCGCCCATGGCCGCGGCGGTCATGCGCGATCACGCGGAATCCGCGTTCGAGAAAAAACATCATCTGCGCGTCCCAGTCATCCGCCGAAAGCGGCCAACCATGGTGGAATACGAGCGGCTGCCCTGTGCCCCAGTCTTTGTAGAAAATCTGCGTGCCGTCTTTGACTGTGATCGTGTCCATTTTTATCTCCTTGCTGTGATGTTTGCGAGTGCATATTCTCGCATATCGTTCGATACAAGGCCCGCGTTCCTCCGTGCTCCTCAGTGCCCTCTGTGGTTAAATGGTTTTGCTGCCCATGACCACGCGCCTCTATTACCACGATTCCTTCCTTTATGACTTCGACGCCGAAGTTCGCGACGTGATCGCAACCCCGCGCCCCGCCATCATTCTCGATCGCACTGCGTTCTATCCCACCAGCGGCGGCCAGGTCTTCGACACCGGAAAAATCACTGCCGGTTCCACCGAATTCGAAGTCACCGAAGTCGCCGACACAGAAGACGGCAAGGTCGTGCACTACGTCGAGTCCGTAAAAGACGTGAAGCCCGGAGCCCGCGTCCGCGGCCAGATCGACGGCGCCCGCCGCCGCGACCACATGCAGCAGCACTCCGGCCAGCACGTGCTTTCGTCAGCTTTCGTGCGGCTCCACGGCATGGCGACCGTTTCGTTCCACATGGCCGACGATTATTGCTCGATCGATCTCGACACGCCGACGCTGACCAAAGAGCAAATCGAATCCGCCGAGCGCCTGGCCAACGAAATCATTTTGGAGAATCGCGAAGTAGATATTCGCTTCGTCACCCGTGCCGAAGCCGGGAAGCTTGGCCTGCGCAAACTGCCGCCCACCGAGCGCGACGAACTCCGCCTCATCGACATTCGCGACTTTGACCTGACCGCCTGCGGCGGCACGCACGTCGCCCGCACCGGACAGATCGCCAGCATCCTGCTGCGCAAAACCGAAAAAGTTCGCCAGGGATGGCGCGTGGAATTCGTCGCCGGCCAGCGTGCCGTCGCTACAGCTCGCCGCGACTACTCGGCGCTCACCGAAACCGCCGCGCTTTTTTCCGCGCACATCTACGACGTGCCGCAGCAGGCGCGCAAGTTGCTCGACGAGATCAGATCGCTGCGGAAAGAACGAGAGCAGTCTCTCGAAGAATTGGCCGGTGTCTATGCCGCTTCTCTGCTCGCTCAAACTCCCGAAGTCAACGGTCGCCGCGTCGTCATTCGTACCCTCGCCGACCGCGACCTGAACTTCGTCAAGCTGCTCGCGCAGAAATTAACGCGGCTGTCTCCGCACGTCATCGCACTGCTGGCGACAACCTCTCCGCAGCCGGCGCTGGTCTTTGCGCAGTCCGCGGGCCAGCCCTTCGACATGGGCGCGCTGTTGAAAGAAGCAATGGCCAAACTAGGTGGCCGCGGCGGTGGTAGTAAAGACATGGCGCAAGGCGGCGTGCCAAACGCGGCCGGAATCGACGACGCACTTAAAGCTGTTGCTGCAATGATTGAAAAGGGAGATTGAGAAGCGGAACCCCAGCAGGAAAAAAATTAGGAGACTCCAATCACACTTACATCTTCTGAGCGGCCTTTGCGGCAGTTCTTCGCGACCATTGTGGTCCAGGCTTTTGCCGCCGGCGACTTAGAGTTCCACCAGAAACTACCGCACCCACGTTTCGAATGTCGAAACGTGGGTGCTCAGGATCAAGCCAGGCGCTTACGCCAGCGGTTGCTGCCGCCGCGCCCGCTCCCACCAGACCTTGGGATCGTCCGGCCGGTTCAGGATGTTCGACAACTCCTGTTTAATCTCGCGCAGACGGTTGGTGCGCAATTCGAGCGCCGTCTGATCGACTGCATTGTGGCCGCCTTTTTCGCTGAAACGGGCATTCAGGGTGCGCAAATCAGCGATTTCCTGGCGAAGGCTGGAGAGACGTTCGGTGATATATGGCATCAGTAACGATCATACGCTGTATTTGCCGCAGTGCCGGTTAATCTCCGATTAATAGTGCGCCTGAGCTTTTGTGGAACTTGGGTAACCCGGCTTGGGTTCGGAACCGAAACGCAATACGTTCCCGTCGGGATCTTCCACGTGGACCTCGAGCGCCCACGGAAAATTCGTGGGGGGCATGCGGATCGGGATGCCGCGGCCCTTCAAATCTTCGTAGATGACTACAACATCTTCGACACCGAGCCACACCCATGCGCCCCCGCGCCCCTGTCCGCCGCGGCACAAGTAAATGCCGGCGCGATCACGGTTCACGGACGTAAAGTCGTCGCTGCCCCAACTGGCGTTGGCGAATCCGAGGACGTCGACATAGAAACGCAGGCTGGCCTCCATATTTTCGACGCGCAGAATCGGTTGACTGCCTTCGTAGTACACACGGGATGCATTGGGATTCGCCATAGCACGGTCTCCGGAAGAATCCTACATTATTCCCCGTCGCGGCCCTTCGCCGACCTTCCACCTCGTTCTTGCGGACCTCGTTTTCCCTGGAAATCTGTCAAGACCCTCAACTTGAGGAAATCCCCGTAACTCGCTCAGGACAATCACAAAATAAAAATAAATTCCTTTCCGGTTTACCCTCGGCGAAATGCTATTCTAGATATATAGACTGGAAATCAGGCGCAAGCTCCCAAGCTTGCGCCTTTTCTCTTTCCCGATCATGTCAAAGTCGAGACGCGCGCGTCGGACCCCTTCCGCGTCGTGCCCAATCCCTGTCCCGGCCAAGCCGCTTGCGAAAAAGCTCACTCGAAGGAACTCCGTACCTCCAACCGCACTCCAGCGCGAACTCACCACCAAGCGCCGCGGAGAACTCGCCGAACTCGCCTTCACCCTCAAAGCCACCGCACT contains the following coding sequences:
- a CDS encoding DHHA1 domain-containing protein is translated as MTTRLYYHDSFLYDFDAEVRDVIATPRPAIILDRTAFYPTSGGQVFDTGKITAGSTEFEVTEVADTEDGKVVHYVESVKDVKPGARVRGQIDGARRRDHMQQHSGQHVLSSAFVRLHGMATVSFHMADDYCSIDLDTPTLTKEQIESAERLANEIILENREVDIRFVTRAEAGKLGLRKLPPTERDELRLIDIRDFDLTACGGTHVARTGQIASILLRKTEKVRQGWRVEFVAGQRAVATARRDYSALTETAALFSAHIYDVPQQARKLLDEIRSLRKEREQSLEELAGVYAASLLAQTPEVNGRRVVIRTLADRDLNFVKLLAQKLTRLSPHVIALLATTSPQPALVFAQSAGQPFDMGALLKEAMAKLGGRGGGSKDMAQGGVPNAAGIDDALKAVAAMIEKGD
- a CDS encoding VOC family protein, translating into MANPNASRVYYEGSQPILRVENMEASLRFYVDVLGFANASWGSDDFTSVNRDRAGIYLCRGGQGRGGAWVWLGVEDVVVIYEDLKGRGIPIRMPPTNFPWALEVHVEDPDGNVLRFGSEPKPGYPSSTKAQAHY
- a CDS encoding threonine synthase — its product is MLTHLECTRCGEHYPADRPQSVCPKDAGILYARYDLAAIRRAFSSARLAGRAPTMWRYDAVLPEANPVTLGEGFTPMLASREFPNVYIKDEGLNPTGSFKARGLSAAVTMARHFGPKFGLKKLAIPSAGNAASALAAYAAAAGLEAHIFMPKDVPVANRIECDYYGAHVTLVDGLISDCARKVADLKESELWKKDGWFDVSTTKEPYRVEGKKTMGYEVAEQLGWRMPQGIIYPTGGGVGLLGMWKAFDEMEALGWIGPERPKMITVQSSGCAPIVKAFEEGKPSSEMWPNAATLASGLRVPKPYGDYLILDILKKSKGAAIAATDEEIVEATHHWARHEGIFAAPEGAASLVAYRKLRATEFFKPEDTVVLFNTGTGLKYLDVLDTKHVAPDAFVRGATTKKPSSRQIGGIIGPY
- the tatA gene encoding twin-arginine translocase TatA/TatE family subunit is translated as MFEGLFQPTHLLLIAGIALLVFGPKKLPELGKGLGESIRGFKSAMTAKEEEKPTSKTESTDSK
- a CDS encoding alpha/beta hydrolase; translated protein: MDTITVKDGTQIFYKDWGTGQPLVFHHGWPLSADDWDAQMMFFLERGFRVIAHDRRGHGRSTQTVTGNEMDTYAADVKELVDKLDLRNAVHIGHSTGGGEVARYVARYGNGRVAKAVLISSVPPIMVKTDKNPGGLPIEVFDKFREETAKHRSQFYLDTTLPFYGFNRPGAKVSQGVRENWWRQGMMGGIKAQYDCIKAFSETDFTEDLKKIDVPTLVMHGEDDQIVPFADAGPLSAKLLKNATTKFYPGFPHGMPTTQADQINADLLAFVKS